DNA from Toxoplasma gondii ME49 chromosome X, whole genome shotgun sequence:
CTTGGTTGTCGTCGACGGCAGAGGGACGTACACGAAGTAGTCCTGGGTCAAGTACGCTCGGTCGAACGACAAGACACCTGCGCCGTCGACTTTGAAGACGAGGTTGGCCTTTGGCAGACGCCTCTCTGGCGTCTCGCTTTCGacttctccgttcttctccgtcttcgaCTCGGCCTcagccttcttctgcgcctcctcctcgagCTTCTTCGCAGCCTCCGCGACGCCCGTGACCGCGAGTTTCAAAAGCGACGCGTCGTCTTCGAAGAGTTCGACCTGGAAGTCCTGCGTCGTCCGCAGACTCACCGTTCTGCTCCCCTGCGCAAACCGCGCATGACGGCCCACCAACACTTTGGTCTTCTTTACGCGGTCCCCCCGCCTCACTCCGGCGTCGGggtcgtcttcctcggcgACTGCGTCGATCTTCACCAAGTACTCGTAGGGCGTGATGTCTTGCAGGAGCAGCTGCTTTACGCGGAAGGTCGCGGTGCTGTTTGCGGCGATGAAAGCAGCTCCTGTCGCCATCGCTTCGTCGCCGTTCAAGTGCGTTCCGACGTCCTTCGCCCCCATCAGAGCGCCGAGTTCCTGTTGAACTCGCGGCACACGGCTGGCGCCGCCGAGAAGCTCGACTTGGTCGACGTCGTTCAGGTCCAGACCTGCGTGACTCAGCGTCGCGTCCAGCGACGCCTTCAGCTTCGCGAGCATCCCCTTTTCCTCGAGCAGCGCCTCcaggtgcatgcgctcgaAAGGCTCGTGAAAGTCCACGTCGTTGTGGAGACCTTCGACGCGGAACTGCGTCTGCTTGTTCGCACTCAGGACATGTTTGGCCATCACGGCTTGCTTCACcagcttcttcagcgccCGCGGAACGCCCAGGAGGCTCTTCCCGGCGCCGTGGCGCCTCTCGAAGGCCCCGCGCATCTTCTCCGCAATGGCCAAGTCCACATGGTGGCCGCCCGCGCCAGACATGCTCTCGCAGGCAAGCAACTGAACCTGGAGAACCTCCTTCTTAGAGGGCAGCTGCACTGGCGCGAAGCGGACGACGCCGACGTCGATCGTCGAACTGCCGACGTCGTAAAAGagcttcgtcgccgtcgtGTTTGTCGGCAAATCCAGTGCATGCTGGACCGCGGCCGTCACCGAGTGATGGTGGAAagccactgcatgcatgcccgCGATCTCGACCGCGTCGCGgagcgcctgtctctgccgctgGGTGTATCTGCATGGTACAGAAATGACGCACCCGAGCGTCTTCTCGTTATCGACCCCCGCGGCCTGTGTAGCCAGTTTCTTGACGAAGGCCAGCATGCTGGCCGTCAGCAACTCAGCAGGCAGGTACACTCCGTCTTTCGCGAGGACTGCGACGCTGTGGCGACGCCTGTCCATGAACAACCGATACGGATAGTAGTCATGAGGGTAGCCGCTGGGCAGCAGTTTCTCCTTGAGTGCCAgcgggagaaaggcagagtCGGGGTCTGCGGTGACGTCGACGAGACCGAAGTCCGTTGCGTTCACCCCCAGAAGAAGATTCGGATGAAGGAAGACGCGGtccggcttcttcgccgcctgagctgcgccttcgtctcccagttcgcgcttctcctcaTCTGCGAAAGAGACTGCGTTGTTCGTCTTTCGCTTGCTCGCTGGGTTCAGCAGAATTTCAATTGGACGGCCG
Protein-coding regions in this window:
- a CDS encoding DnaK family protein (encoded by transcript TGME49_226830); the protein is MALPAFEGVSPCVGGHRRVSPSGSSVRSLSHSSRLGCFFFAFCFLSVSLFSPLGAKAQVVGLDLGSEFVKVALVAAGRPIEILLNPASKRKTNNAVSFADEEKRELGDEGAAQAAKKPDRVFLHPNLLLGVNATDFGLVDVTADPDSAFLPLALKEKLLPSGYPHDYYPYRLFMDRRRHSVAVLAKDGVYLPAELLTASMLAFVKKLATQAAGVDNEKTLGCVISVPCRYTQRQRQALRDAVEIAGMHAVAFHHHSVTAAVQHALDLPTNTTATKLFYDVGSSTIDVGVVRFAPVQLPSKKEVLQVQLLACESMSGAGGHHVDLAIAEKMRGAFERRHGAGKSLLGVPRALKKLVKQAVMAKHVLSANKQTQFRVEGLHNDVDFHEPFERMHLEALLEEKGMLAKLKASLDATLSHAGLDLNDVDQVELLGGASRVPRVQQELGALMGAKDVGTHLNGDEAMATGAAFIAANSTATFRVKQLLLQDITPYEYLVKIDAVAEEDDPDAGVRRGDRVKKTKVLVGRHARFAQGSRTVSLRTTQDFQVELFEDDASLLKLAVTGVAEAAKKLEEEAQKKAEAESKTEKNGEVESETPERRLPKANLVFKVDGAGVLSFDRAYLTQDYFVYVPLPSTTTKATTTKESEGEETSTTTPAPAAKFKRLTKQVSDALAVEETQTLPLPLTSEERNALRKQLQEMEAADLRVHKLAEAMNRLEASIYAARGLLAEETVERVSLPETREELRKQLEADEEWIYDSAKAEGIEAVKKKLVALESVVEPMKKRAEELEARPKAIEKMEKALVDLVSRLEQIATKRPWVSEEKLASVRAFGQDVDAWWREKLASQQSKLDTEDPVFTKAEVLAKVKELGAAVKALENIPRPTTTTTTSPGEGKEPGEQKQEEKTEEKKQEEKNEEKKEEEKNEEKKEEKVEEEHKNREEL